In a genomic window of Methylobacter sp. YRD-M1:
- a CDS encoding TlpA family protein disulfide reductase gives MNQRILTLLCAMLALSPIQKVTAAETGSKAPDCTLASIGDGKSYNLQQFQGKVLYIDFWASWCPPCLKSFPFLNELEQDFKDRGLQVIAINMDESAEDAKAFLAKTPAQFIVAADSNEQCARSFDVKAMPSSYLIDRNGVIRHVQLGFRQGEAEELRKLAEQLLAESSEKK, from the coding sequence ACTCTGCGCCATGCTGGCGCTCAGCCCAATTCAAAAGGTAACAGCAGCCGAAACCGGCAGCAAGGCGCCTGACTGCACCCTAGCATCGATCGGCGACGGTAAAAGTTACAACTTGCAGCAATTTCAAGGCAAGGTCCTTTATATCGATTTCTGGGCCTCCTGGTGCCCGCCCTGCCTGAAATCCTTTCCGTTTCTGAATGAGCTGGAACAGGATTTCAAGGACCGTGGCCTGCAAGTCATAGCCATCAATATGGACGAGTCGGCCGAAGATGCCAAGGCGTTTCTGGCTAAAACCCCGGCACAGTTCATTGTCGCGGCTGATTCAAACGAGCAGTGCGCCAGGAGCTTCGATGTCAAGGCCATGCCCTCCTCCTACTTGATCGACCGCAACGGCGTCATTCGTCATGTCCAGTTGGGTTTCCGGCAAGGAGAAGCCGAGGAGCTTCGAAAGCTTGCAGAACAGTTGCTGGCGGAAAGCTCCGAGAAGAAATAA
- a CDS encoding DUF4266 domain-containing protein, whose translation MKIIKQALFLVACANMSGCAPVAPWERGNLAKPHMALDPYPLQSAFRAHIYGSREAASGSGSAEGGGCGCY comes from the coding sequence ATGAAAATAATAAAACAAGCGCTATTTCTCGTCGCATGCGCCAACATGTCAGGCTGTGCGCCGGTGGCACCGTGGGAGCGCGGCAATCTGGCCAAACCGCACATGGCGCTGGATCCTTACCCTCTGCAAAGCGCTTTCCGGGCTCACATTTACGGCAGCCGTGAGGCCGCATCGGGCAGCGGCTCCGCTGAGGGAGGCGGCTGTGGCTGTTATTAA